Part of the Citrus sinensis cultivar Valencia sweet orange chromosome 2, DVS_A1.0, whole genome shotgun sequence genome, GAAGTAATAAATGAAGCAACTGAAATCTAAATAATGTACACGTACATTGTCGCGTTCTTGCATGTACTAGGAGGGTATTGCACCGTCGTCGCAGACAatcatgtaaaaaaaaaaaaaaaaattataaaaaggatATATAGGTGCTGCTTGTCGTTCGTCTGAAATACctactttattattataaaaaaataaaaaaaagtgaagttAGAAAACTAAGTAGGGACAAATGCGATCTTTATAATCGATAGTTAGAAAGCGTAGTTGGGGTGCTAAACAACTCAGCATGTTCCGAACCAAATCGTAATAAAAgcattaaatattaatgatCATATGTTTACTCCTCagcatttaaaataattcataattaacaGTCCATTCATGTATGTACATATGGTGAGTGGTTGCATCGTTCGTACGTGACAAATTATAGCAAATCAAAGCGTAAGCATTAATTTAGAGAagattattgaaaaattgttGTGCTTTCTTAAGTTGATAAGATACGTGCATAccaaaaaattgcaaaaaattTTTGGCGTGTATTGGTTgcataatttatgtttttacgattaaataaatattagatGATAAGTCCATATTGGGCGAACGTGCTCTTTGACCACGAATTTACGATAACTAAGTGAACCCTCTCTGAAATTAACCCATCAGTGCTATACAAGTCTAGGACCCTCCCGCTCTCGGTTGGACACGTGTCCATcatgttgttttttttgtttgttttttaatttatcagtACATGTGTCTTTGTCCTGTCCTCTTGTCTTGAATTTTAATGCTTCTTTtcacttttataatttatatttacccaatttgtttaaaatatttacgGTTGAATTGTTCGACTGGACTGAGCTGGGCTGGGCTCACAGTCTGTGTGCCGTGCGTTTGCATTTTAGTTGATCCAAGCTGGCTTCGCCGCACGTGTCATCCATGCCACAACTTACCAACTGTAACTGAAATTTGTCGCGGAAACCGATGCCGAATCCTTACGCTCTCATCACTCCCTCAATAGTCGACGctcttctctcttctcttcagTGTGCtgttaaaaactcaaaaaccACTCACTTTACTTTCAGCAATCCACTAGGGACATTTAGGTAAACGTAAGTGAAACATACCCCACACCACACATGGCTGTGACCACAGTCACATCAGCAACGCTTCTCCACCGtctgattttgataaaaaggACGAGTTATTTTGTGGTGGGGCTCACCTGACATCACCTGATCTGACCATGTGTTCGCGCACGCTGTGACAATTATCATCTCAGCTTCGTGTCATTGTAGCCTCTCCCGGATTCCAAAAGCACACAGCAAATGGGATAATAACACCTGACTCCttgattattgattaaatcaCGAATAAAGACATAATTTACATCTGCTGTGAGGAGGGTCCCCCCCCTCCCGTGCCGTTGTGTTCATTTGTAATTTGCAAAGGGGCAATACGAAGTGCAAAACCACACCACCGTAGACCGTAGTCCGTAAATTGGACCACGTAACCATACGGCAGGCACTAGTGTAAAAGTATTACAAACTATCCATTTATTTGTGATTTCAAAACAGTTACGGACCTGGGTGTTATTACTGCCATACCCATCCAACTTTTAAAATCCAACGCTTCGGCTTCATCAGCacttcttcaaactctttcttcccctttttttttttcttgagtaCAAACTTTCACCATGGAACTCACTTGAAATCAAAAGATCTTCGACAccaaaataaagattttttttttttttttggtttggtttttttttggttctggCCTTGtgggtatttgttttgttttcgttgttttgaaaatggtTTCTTTAGAAGATTCTCAGTCGACTTCAAATCGTTTCCCTTTGAGACAAAACTTGTACACTCCACCTTCAGCCTCTTCAACAAAAATCCATCGAAGTATCGGACGATCGATGCGTACGATACGCTCAAACCTCTACCAAACTGATAATAGCTGTTCCTTCGTTTCGGTTCCCGATAACTCGGGCTACTTGTCTGAGAACCTTACTGAATCAGTCATCGATATGAGGCTCGGTGAGCTCGCATCCAAAACCAACGACGCCAAATCTGTGAAATCCACTATCTCGGAGGACGATTACTTGAATGTTTCTCAAGCCTTTAGCGATTTCTCGGTCTGTAGCAGCGATATTTCGGGCGAGTTACAGCGTCTTGCCAGCTTACCATCTCCCGAGAATATTCTCCGTCAaccaaatgaaaataattgcCAAGCTGAATTGGAACCAGAGCCGGAGCCGTGTTTGGGCTTCCTTCAAAGGGAAAACTTTTCAACCGAAATAATCGAAAGCATCTCGCCGGAAGATCTTCAACCGACGGTCAAGATCTGCATTGACGGCTTGCAATCTTCATCCGTAGCCATTAAAAGATCAGCAGCGGCGAAGCTTAGACTTTTAGCAAAAAATCGGTCCGATAATCGGGTGTTAATCGGAGAATCGGGTGCTGTACCGGCCTTAGTCCCTCTTCTTAAATGTAGCGACCCGTGGACTCAGGAACATTCAGTGACGGCTTTGTTAAACCTTTCACTGcatgaaaataacaaaacccTTATCACAAATGCCGGTGCCATAAAGTCTTTAGTGTATGTTCTGAAAACCGGGACCGAAACTTCAAAGCAAAACGCAGCTTGTGCTTTGATGAGTCTAGCCTTGATAGAAGAGAACAAGAGCTCAATTGGTGCATGTGGGGCAATACCGCCCTTGGTGTCACTGTTGATATATGGTTCAAGTAGAGGGAAAAAGGATGCCTTGACGACTTTGTACAAGCTTTGTTcattgaaacaaaataaagagagGGCAGTGAGTGCCGGTGCGGTGAGGCCTCTGGTGGGGATGTTGGCGGGGCAAGGCGAGGGAATGGCGGAGAAGGCCATGGTTGTGTTGAGTTTATTGGCCGGGATTGCCGAGGGGAGAGAAGCTATTGTTGAGGAAAACGGGATTGCTGCTCTTGTGGAGGCTATTGAAGATGGGAGTGTTAAGGGGAAGGAGTTTGCCGTGTTGACTTTGTTGCAGTTGTGCGCTGAGAGTGTGAAGAACAGGGGATTGCTGGTTCGAGAAGGAGGGATTCCCCCGCTGGTTGCCCTTTCCCAAACTGGGAGCGTGAGAGCTAAGCATAAGGTGAGAGACTCTACTTTTTTTGAACTTAATATATTGTGTGTATTTGGCGTGCCTATGATTCTTTATCTGCAGCATTCTTCTCACTTTTTAGGGTATTCTTCTCACTTTTTAGATACCCTAAATAGAGATTGACAACTATATTTACAATGAAGTGAATTACGTTGATGATTTCcaatttgattgtttgttgTAACTTGATAGTGTGCTGGATTTTCTTGCTGTTGTTAATTTGGTTGAATTGGTCGTTCATTTAGCGATTCTGTTCTGCATCTTAATTTTAATGCTCTTTGTTTTGCAGGCTGAGACGCTTCTTGGGTATCTGAGAGAACCAAGACAAGAGGGTCCGTCATCAAGTCCTTGAGAGAATGCATAGTTTAATTACTTTAGAAAGGTAATTATCCTAAGTGGTTGTTTTGATGTATATAGAGGGTGTGTTTTGGTGGTTTGTACATCGTGGTTGAGAAATTTGGAAGAATGATTTGTAGAATTGAGAATGTTAGGGGAAGACTAGCCAGTAAAAACTGACCTTTTTGATGTATGATTGTAACTAGATTTTGGGTTTTTCCCCCCACCGTTATTGACTAATGTTTTGGCTTCTGGGTTTTGGGTGTGATGAGATTTGGGTTActttcctttaattttgttcCGGGTTGACCCAAATTCTGTTAATCACGTCTACTGACTGTCTGGTTTTACCTAGTAAAGATGTAAATATATTGCTACTGCCTGCCGTGCCCGTGCAGCTGAAAGTTTTAGTTGCTAGCAACTGGTAAACACTTCTAACAATAGAATTTGACATGACAGCCGACggttttgatttgattcgCATTATTGACCGACAGACCGTCAGTCGTTCCATTGCACACCAGCGGCCAGCGGGCCCTTATTTGATGCCAAAATTACTCTTGTGATCTTTAGCGTTCCACTGTTGAACATTTCTGTATTTCATCTTTCTTCAGCTGTTGATGGCTGAATTGTACATAAGCAGAAGGAGAATTTCTTGGCGGATGAGATTGAGATGCAAAGTGCAGACGGTGGAACGGTGGGGCCACAGGATCTGCCTGCTAGTATTTGGTGTAAAGTAGTTCACTTGCCATCACCACCTGTCTGCATTCTGCTTTGCTTGCACTAACCCCAACTctatttgatatttgatatatttaatttaagctAAAGCCCACCATCCGTTTTACGAAATCATTACCCCACCTggatttattcaaatttagcTCGacatgtatatgtatatacctTTATTTTTCCTCTCCTTTGTCGTTATTAATCATGCCTTAGCTGGCATAGCAACCTATGCTTTGTCTTTCAGTGGGAATACTATCAAATTCAGTCAGCCTTCATTTTCCATTAGACCAAAAGTGTCGGTGTCGTCTGTTTATGCCTTTAGTG contains:
- the LOC102623778 gene encoding U-box domain-containing protein 4, giving the protein MVSLEDSQSTSNRFPLRQNLYTPPSASSTKIHRSIGRSMRTIRSNLYQTDNSCSFVSVPDNSGYLSENLTESVIDMRLGELASKTNDAKSVKSTISEDDYLNVSQAFSDFSVCSSDISGELQRLASLPSPENILRQPNENNCQAELEPEPEPCLGFLQRENFSTEIIESISPEDLQPTVKICIDGLQSSSVAIKRSAAAKLRLLAKNRSDNRVLIGESGAVPALVPLLKCSDPWTQEHSVTALLNLSLHENNKTLITNAGAIKSLVYVLKTGTETSKQNAACALMSLALIEENKSSIGACGAIPPLVSLLIYGSSRGKKDALTTLYKLCSLKQNKERAVSAGAVRPLVGMLAGQGEGMAEKAMVVLSLLAGIAEGREAIVEENGIAALVEAIEDGSVKGKEFAVLTLLQLCAESVKNRGLLVREGGIPPLVALSQTGSVRAKHKAETLLGYLREPRQEGPSSSP